From the genome of Tindallia californiensis, one region includes:
- a CDS encoding TorD/DmsD family molecular chaperone, with the protein MMEAVNDRVWHYSILSRLMDDQLKYEDIEKLVSCFNAISSENTVPVERLKEKMNQRLLTKQEEDLGVEYAHIFIMPEGVKAYESVYRSKDQLVMQEPWEKVRAFYLNHGLKIEGKKRHPEDHASVELAFMALLLENKQTEEVQKEFLNQHILCWMPQLFKDIKSNPKADFYATVAEYADVFLEQEKRRFD; encoded by the coding sequence ATGATGGAAGCGGTTAATGACAGAGTTTGGCATTATTCCATTCTTTCCAGATTGATGGATGATCAGTTGAAATATGAAGACATTGAAAAGCTTGTAAGCTGCTTCAATGCTATTTCCTCAGAAAATACGGTTCCTGTTGAAAGGCTAAAGGAAAAAATGAATCAGCGACTTTTGACAAAACAAGAGGAAGACCTTGGTGTTGAATACGCTCATATCTTCATCATGCCAGAAGGCGTAAAGGCATATGAATCCGTTTATCGATCTAAAGATCAATTAGTGATGCAAGAACCATGGGAAAAAGTAAGAGCTTTTTATCTTAACCATGGATTGAAAATCGAAGGAAAAAAAAGACACCCAGAAGATCATGCCTCTGTTGAACTAGCCTTTATGGCTTTATTGTTAGAAAATAAACAAACAGAAGAAGTTCAAAAAGAGTTTCTCAATCAACATATTCTTTGTTGGATGCCTCAGCTTTTTAAGGATATAAAAAGTAATCCAAAAGCTGACTTTTATGCAACAGTAGCTGAATATGCAGATGTTTTTTTGGAACAGGAAAAGCGGAGATTTGATTGA
- the tatC gene encoding twin-arginine translocase subunit TatC: protein MERETKHMSLIQHLEEFRRRLIVCLIALLITSALSFLYVEEIRRLLIQPAGTLELIYISPPEALMANIRLAILAGIILAMPVMVYQFLAFVMPALYKNEKRILFPVVFLMLLMFSTGIWFAYRIAFPFAITFFLKFASQDLVPMFTITQYIAFVTQFILTFGLVFQLPLLFVVLGMMNIVSAPFLRRNRKYVLLVIAVGSALITPPDIISQLMIGGPLWLLYEIGIILVAIIQIRKRKKQASENP from the coding sequence TTGGAGCGAGAGACAAAACATATGAGTTTAATTCAACATCTGGAAGAATTCAGAAGAAGATTGATTGTGTGCTTAATCGCTCTTTTGATAACCTCAGCTCTAAGCTTTCTTTATGTGGAAGAGATTAGGCGTCTTTTGATTCAACCAGCTGGCACTTTAGAATTGATTTATATATCGCCGCCGGAGGCCTTGATGGCAAATATAAGATTAGCAATTCTTGCAGGAATTATTTTAGCGATGCCTGTGATGGTGTATCAATTCTTGGCTTTTGTCATGCCGGCCTTGTATAAAAATGAAAAACGAATTTTATTTCCGGTTGTGTTTTTAATGCTGCTTATGTTTTCGACAGGGATATGGTTTGCCTATCGCATTGCGTTTCCTTTTGCGATTACTTTTTTTCTAAAGTTTGCATCTCAAGATTTGGTGCCGATGTTTACCATCACTCAATACATTGCTTTTGTGACACAGTTCATTCTGACCTTTGGACTGGTGTTTCAGTTGCCGTTGCTATTTGTGGTATTGGGTATGATGAATATTGTGAGTGCACCTTTTTTACGAAGAAATAGAAAGTATGTACTTCTGGTAATAGCGGTAGGCTCGGCATTAATTACACCACCGGATATTATCTCTCAATTAATGATCGGCGGTCCTTTGTGGCTGCTATACGAAATAGGCATTATCTTGGTAGCGATTATTCAAATTCGAAAAAGAAAAAAACAGGCATCAGAAAATCCTTAG
- a CDS encoding twin-arginine translocase TatA/TatE family subunit, with the protein MEILLVLGLVLLILGPGRFSLLGKSVKKSVKDYKDELKDDDTISRN; encoded by the coding sequence ATGGAGATTTTGTTAGTTCTTGGTTTAGTACTACTAATTCTTGGACCTGGCAGGTTTAGTCTTTTAGGAAAATCTGTAAAAAAAAGCGTGAAAGATTACAAAGATGAGTTGAAAGATGACGATACAATAAGTAGAAATTAG
- a CDS encoding twin-arginine translocase TatA/TatE family subunit has protein sequence MGRIGFQEILLVFGLALLIFGPSKLPEIGKSLGKGIREFKSATKEMTDSVSIEDTSSDKE, from the coding sequence ATGGGACGAATAGGATTTCAGGAAATTTTATTAGTATTTGGCCTGGCGCTATTGATTTTTGGACCTTCTAAACTACCGGAAATAGGAAAGTCTTTAGGGAAAGGCATTAGGGAGTTTAAGTCGGCAACCAAAGAAATGACTGATAGCGTGAGCATAGAAGATACTTCTTCAGATAAAGAATGA
- a CDS encoding twin-arginine translocase TatA/TatE family subunit, with protein sequence MGRIGFQELALVFGLALLIFGPAKLPEIGKSLGKGIREFKSATIEKTSEEKTENKAKEETSEPTEDRENDQ encoded by the coding sequence ATGGGAAGAATAGGGTTTCAAGAACTAGCACTTGTATTTGGTCTAGCGCTATTGATTTTTGGACCGGCAAAGTTACCGGAAATTGGAAAATCTCTGGGTAAAGGGATTAGAGAGTTTAAAAGCGCTACCATAGAAAAAACTTCAGAAGAAAAAACAGAGAATAAAGCAAAGGAAGAAACTTCGGAGCCAACTGAAGATCGCGAAAATGATCAATAA
- the uvrA gene encoding excinuclease ABC subunit UvrA, giving the protein MAKNEIVIKGAREHNLKNINITIPREKLVVMTGLSGSGKTSLAFDTIYAEGQRRYIESLSSYARQFLGQMEKPDVDYIEGLSPAISIDQKTTSKNPRSTVGTVTEIYDYYRLLFARAGTPHCPVCHEEISQITIEEMVDQIMNMEERTKIQILAPVVRGKKGEHQKQLEQIRKDGFVRIRVNGEIREIYEEIKLNKNKKHHIEIVVDRIVVKPGIEQRVADSLETALKFTEGLVLIDVDNEEDILYSTHLSCPEHHIGMEELSPRMFSFNNPYGACSVCKGIGHMKEVDPDLVIPDKNLSIREGAIAAWGSANGQQSEDGYYFKMIEQMAAYYHISLDKPIKDLPDNFLKALLYGSDDVIHFEFESRFGGKKQHSSIYEGVIPNLSRRYKETNSEYMRDRIESFMSESPCPSCKGARLQDISLAVTVGGFNINEITLMSVKESVDFFNKLTLSDQKMMIAKQVFKEIKNRLYFLQDVGLDYLTLARSAGTLSGGESQRIRLATQIGSSLVGVLYILDEPSIGLHQRDNAKLLKTLRNLTDLGNTVIVVEHDEDTIMNADHLVDIGPGAGIHGGQLVAQGTVKEVMETDASITGKYLKGERFIPVPDTRRKTDNECLQVLGAAANNLKNLDITLPLGLMTCVTGVSGSGKSTLVNEVLYKRMAQEFYKSREKPGRHQAIVGMEHIDKVIKVSQDPIGRTPRSNPATYTGVFDHIRDLFAQTPTAKMRGYQKGRFSFNLKGGRCEACKGDGIIKIEMHFLPDVYIPCEVCKGKRYNRETLEVKYKGKNIADVLEMNVEEALLFFESIPVIKRKLQTMMDVGLSYIQLGQPSTQLSGGEAQRIKLSTELGKKHTGKTFYVLDEPTTGLHIADVETLIIVLQRLVDAGNTVVVIEHNLEVIKTADFIIDLGPEGGAGGGELVIAGTPEEVAACKKSYTGRFLSAVLNEGRDQLKAQ; this is encoded by the coding sequence GTGGCAAAAAATGAAATCGTTATTAAAGGTGCAAGAGAGCACAATCTTAAAAATATCAATATAACCATTCCGAGAGAAAAATTGGTAGTAATGACAGGTTTATCCGGTTCAGGAAAAACATCCTTAGCATTTGATACCATTTATGCTGAAGGACAAAGACGGTATATTGAAAGCCTTTCGTCCTATGCTCGGCAATTTTTAGGACAAATGGAAAAACCGGATGTGGATTATATCGAAGGCTTAAGTCCTGCCATTTCTATTGATCAAAAAACGACCAGTAAAAATCCTCGCTCTACGGTAGGGACGGTTACGGAAATATACGATTATTATCGCTTATTATTTGCAAGAGCCGGAACGCCTCACTGTCCGGTATGTCATGAAGAAATAAGTCAAATAACCATTGAAGAAATGGTTGATCAAATAATGAATATGGAAGAAAGAACAAAAATTCAGATTCTGGCACCGGTAGTCAGAGGAAAAAAAGGTGAGCACCAAAAACAACTGGAACAAATACGAAAAGATGGATTTGTGCGTATTCGGGTCAATGGTGAAATACGCGAAATATATGAAGAGATTAAACTGAATAAAAACAAAAAACATCATATTGAAATCGTTGTGGACAGGATTGTGGTTAAACCGGGAATTGAACAAAGAGTAGCTGATTCTTTAGAGACGGCCCTTAAATTTACAGAAGGCCTTGTGCTAATAGATGTAGATAATGAAGAAGACATCCTGTATTCTACTCACTTATCCTGCCCGGAACATCACATTGGAATGGAAGAACTGAGTCCGAGGATGTTTTCTTTTAATAATCCATATGGCGCTTGTTCCGTATGTAAAGGCATTGGCCATATGAAAGAAGTGGATCCTGATTTAGTCATTCCGGACAAAAACTTAAGCATCAGAGAAGGCGCTATTGCTGCCTGGGGAAGTGCTAATGGTCAGCAATCGGAAGATGGGTACTATTTTAAGATGATAGAACAAATGGCGGCCTATTACCATATAAGCTTAGACAAACCGATTAAAGACCTTCCTGATAACTTTTTGAAAGCATTGCTGTATGGATCTGATGACGTGATTCATTTTGAATTTGAATCAAGATTTGGCGGTAAAAAGCAACACTCCTCCATTTATGAAGGTGTTATTCCGAATCTTAGCAGAAGATACAAAGAAACAAACTCGGAGTATATGAGAGACCGAATTGAATCTTTTATGAGTGAAAGCCCATGTCCATCCTGTAAAGGGGCAAGGTTACAAGATATTTCACTAGCCGTAACCGTAGGAGGCTTTAACATTAATGAAATTACATTAATGTCTGTTAAAGAGTCGGTTGACTTTTTTAATAAGCTAACGTTAAGTGATCAGAAAATGATGATTGCCAAGCAGGTTTTTAAGGAAATTAAAAACCGATTGTATTTTCTGCAAGATGTTGGATTAGACTACCTAACCCTTGCTAGAAGTGCAGGGACACTTTCAGGTGGAGAGTCCCAGAGGATCAGGTTAGCAACACAAATTGGCTCCAGTCTGGTAGGTGTTTTGTATATCCTGGATGAGCCGAGTATCGGTTTGCATCAAAGAGATAATGCCAAGCTTTTGAAAACCTTGCGCAACTTAACGGATCTTGGGAATACTGTTATTGTCGTAGAACATGATGAAGATACTATCATGAATGCTGATCATTTAGTGGATATAGGCCCCGGTGCAGGCATACATGGCGGACAACTGGTTGCTCAGGGAACCGTTAAAGAAGTTATGGAGACAGATGCGTCAATTACTGGGAAATATCTCAAAGGAGAAAGATTTATACCAGTACCTGATACCAGAAGAAAAACTGATAACGAATGCCTTCAAGTGCTTGGAGCGGCAGCAAATAATTTAAAAAACCTGGATATAACGCTCCCTTTAGGGCTTATGACCTGTGTTACAGGTGTTTCTGGTTCAGGGAAAAGCACACTGGTAAATGAAGTGCTTTATAAACGGATGGCACAAGAGTTTTATAAAAGTAGAGAAAAACCAGGTAGACATCAAGCAATTGTGGGTATGGAACATATAGATAAAGTGATTAAAGTAAGTCAAGATCCTATTGGGCGAACACCCCGCTCTAATCCGGCTACCTATACAGGTGTTTTTGATCATATTCGGGATTTATTTGCACAGACTCCGACGGCTAAAATGAGGGGATATCAAAAAGGTAGATTTAGTTTTAACCTGAAAGGTGGGCGTTGTGAGGCGTGTAAAGGTGATGGCATTATCAAGATAGAAATGCACTTTTTGCCAGATGTATACATCCCCTGTGAGGTTTGTAAAGGGAAACGATACAATAGAGAAACCCTAGAAGTAAAATATAAGGGTAAAAATATTGCGGATGTTTTGGAGATGAATGTGGAAGAGGCGCTTTTATTTTTTGAAAGCATTCCTGTTATAAAAAGAAAACTACAGACCATGATGGATGTCGGACTCAGTTATATTCAGCTAGGACAGCCATCCACCCAGTTGTCTGGCGGGGAGGCACAGCGAATAAAACTATCAACGGAGCTAGGGAAAAAACACACCGGCAAAACTTTTTATGTGCTGGATGAGCCAACGACTGGTCTTCATATAGCAGATGTTGAAACGTTAATCATTGTGTTGCAACGTTTGGTTGATGCAGGCAATACAGTAGTGGTGATTGAACATAATCTGGAGGTTATTAAAACAGCTGACTTTATTATAGATCTTGGTCCGGAAGGCGGAGCCGGTGGTGGAGAGTTGGTTATTGCTGGTACACCGGAAGAAGTTGCAGCGTGCAAAAAATCCTATACAGGAAGATTTTTAAGCGCGGTTTTGAATGAAGGTCGGGATCAGTTAAAGGCACAATGA
- the uvrB gene encoding excinuclease ABC subunit UvrB yields the protein MKPFKVFADFQPMGDQPKAIKSLSKGIEEGLKHQTLLGVTGSGKTYTMAKVVEQVQKPTLVIAHNKTLAAQLCSEFREFFPENAVEYFVSYYDYYQPEAYVAHSDLYIEKDASINDEIDKLRHSATTALFERKDVLIVASVSCIYGLGDPEEYEELVVSLRVGMERNRDDIVKKLIDIQYHRNDINFTRGTFRVRGDVLEIFPASASENAQRVEFFGDEIDRITEINVLTGEVIGSRQHLAIFPASHYATRADKVEKAVGSIEKELADRITYYKDQEKYLEAQRIEQRTKYDIEMLREMGYCQGIENYSRHLTGRPAGSRPFTLIDYFPDDFLLLIDESHVTIPQIRGMYGGDRSRKESLIDYGFRLPSALDNRPLNFPEFEKMIHQAVYVSATPGPYEMEHSQNITEQLLRPTGLVDPPIDVRPVKGQIDDLLGEIHLCIENNQRVLITTLTKKMSEDLTRYLTEANIKVRYLHSDIDTMERMEIIRELRLGKFDVLVGINLLREGLDLPEVALVAILDADKEGFLRSEISLIQTIGRAARNVDGKVILYGDKITPSMKRAIDETERRREIQIKHNQDHGITPKSIMKKVRDVIEATKVAEEVEEYQTASKGKGKPLQGKAAQKQIKQLEKEMNEAAKNLEFEKAAALRDEIMWIKNIEAENGLMDKKR from the coding sequence ATGAAACCATTCAAAGTTTTTGCAGATTTTCAACCAATGGGCGATCAGCCTAAAGCAATAAAAAGTCTCAGTAAGGGGATTGAGGAAGGATTAAAACATCAAACACTCTTAGGGGTAACGGGCTCGGGCAAAACGTATACGATGGCAAAAGTAGTGGAACAGGTACAAAAGCCAACGCTGGTTATTGCGCATAATAAAACCCTGGCGGCTCAACTTTGCAGTGAGTTCAGAGAGTTTTTTCCAGAAAATGCGGTTGAGTATTTTGTCAGCTATTATGACTATTATCAGCCGGAAGCTTATGTGGCGCATAGCGACTTGTATATTGAGAAGGATGCATCAATCAATGATGAAATTGATAAATTGCGACATTCGGCAACCACAGCTCTTTTTGAAAGAAAAGATGTTTTAATTGTTGCGAGTGTTTCCTGTATATACGGCTTAGGAGATCCGGAAGAATATGAGGAGCTGGTAGTATCTCTTCGTGTTGGCATGGAGCGGAATCGTGATGATATTGTAAAGAAATTAATAGATATTCAATATCATCGAAATGATATTAATTTTACAAGAGGTACTTTTCGGGTAAGAGGAGATGTGTTGGAGATATTTCCAGCTTCCGCCTCTGAAAATGCACAACGTGTTGAGTTTTTTGGTGATGAAATAGATCGAATAACGGAGATAAATGTTTTAACAGGCGAAGTGATAGGATCGCGGCAGCATCTGGCAATTTTTCCGGCATCCCACTATGCGACAAGAGCCGATAAAGTGGAAAAAGCGGTAGGAAGTATAGAGAAAGAACTAGCAGATAGGATCACTTACTATAAAGACCAAGAAAAATATTTAGAGGCTCAGCGAATAGAACAAAGAACAAAATATGACATCGAAATGCTTCGTGAAATGGGCTACTGTCAAGGTATAGAAAATTATTCCAGGCATTTGACAGGAAGGCCGGCAGGTAGTCGACCCTTTACATTAATCGACTACTTTCCAGATGATTTCTTGCTGCTGATTGATGAATCCCATGTAACAATACCTCAAATCAGAGGAATGTATGGAGGCGATCGATCGCGCAAAGAATCTTTAATCGATTACGGATTTAGGTTGCCGTCGGCACTTGATAACCGGCCATTAAATTTTCCTGAATTTGAAAAAATGATCCATCAGGCTGTATATGTTAGCGCAACACCTGGTCCTTATGAAATGGAACACAGCCAAAATATAACAGAACAACTTTTAAGACCAACCGGATTAGTAGATCCACCGATTGATGTAAGGCCAGTAAAAGGTCAGATAGATGACTTGCTGGGAGAGATTCATCTTTGTATCGAGAACAATCAAAGAGTTCTGATTACCACATTAACAAAAAAAATGTCCGAAGACCTAACTCGCTATTTAACAGAAGCAAATATCAAAGTTCGTTATTTGCACTCGGATATCGATACGATGGAACGCATGGAAATTATCCGGGAGCTGCGGCTTGGAAAGTTTGATGTTTTGGTAGGGATTAATTTATTGAGAGAAGGGTTGGATCTTCCGGAAGTGGCGTTGGTGGCAATCCTGGATGCTGATAAAGAAGGCTTTTTAAGATCAGAAATATCATTAATACAAACCATTGGAAGAGCGGCTAGAAATGTTGATGGAAAAGTCATCCTTTATGGAGATAAAATAACGCCTTCGATGAAACGGGCAATAGATGAAACGGAACGTCGACGAGAAATTCAAATAAAACACAATCAAGATCATGGGATTACCCCCAAAAGCATTATGAAAAAAGTAAGAGATGTTATTGAAGCAACAAAAGTAGCGGAGGAAGTTGAAGAATATCAAACGGCTTCAAAAGGAAAAGGCAAGCCTTTGCAAGGGAAAGCAGCACAAAAACAGATCAAGCAGCTTGAGAAAGAAATGAACGAAGCCGCTAAAAATTTGGAATTTGAGAAAGCAGCAGCCCTTAGAGATGAAATCATGTGGATTAAAAACATAGAAGCGGAAAATGGCTTAATGGACAAAAAGAGATAA
- a CDS encoding S41 family peptidase encodes MISKRKAFTTMVILVVFTAFITFSVSNMMALNIGNKMIISHEMYQKLIEENDNMGKVVQLKHFLMEEYYEELEEEILIDGAIHGMFEAVGDPYTTYLDAKDMSDMLMSTQGVYGGIGIIVTADEDGYVSVVSPIEDTPGERAGLTTGDRIISVDDEDVSGNRLDDAVSLMRGDADTEVKLEIMKRNQEKAVEISVVREIIRIQSVRAEIMEDKIGYIRVTNFDEKTASDFQFEMDELTRQGIDRVILDLRNNPGGLLSSAIRMSDLLLDEGLIVYTEDRHGNRKEEYASEGHYEMALVVLINEGSASASEILAGALQDHEKAILVGEQSFGKGLVQEMQQLPDGTGFKFTVSEYFTPSGRSIHDKGIEPDHVVRISEEELLESQGQDLELQDDIQLQKAIELLQQRQ; translated from the coding sequence ATGATAAGCAAAAGAAAAGCTTTTACAACGATGGTTATACTGGTGGTTTTTACGGCATTTATAACCTTTAGTGTCAGCAATATGATGGCACTAAACATTGGGAACAAGATGATTATCAGCCATGAAATGTATCAAAAGCTTATTGAGGAAAATGACAATATGGGAAAAGTAGTCCAGTTAAAACATTTTCTTATGGAAGAGTATTATGAAGAACTGGAAGAAGAAATCCTTATTGACGGTGCTATTCATGGTATGTTTGAAGCTGTAGGAGATCCTTATACTACTTATTTAGATGCTAAAGACATGTCGGATATGTTGATGAGTACTCAAGGTGTTTATGGAGGAATTGGAATTATTGTTACAGCAGATGAAGATGGATATGTTTCCGTTGTATCTCCTATTGAAGATACTCCCGGAGAAAGAGCCGGATTAACCACAGGTGATCGGATTATTAGCGTTGATGATGAAGATGTATCAGGAAATCGGTTAGATGATGCTGTTTCGCTAATGAGAGGCGATGCAGATACAGAAGTCAAGCTGGAAATCATGAAAAGGAACCAGGAAAAAGCTGTAGAAATATCTGTTGTGCGAGAAATCATAAGAATTCAGTCTGTACGCGCGGAGATTATGGAAGATAAGATAGGTTATATACGTGTTACAAATTTCGATGAGAAAACCGCTTCTGATTTTCAATTTGAAATGGATGAATTGACAAGACAAGGAATAGATCGTGTTATTTTAGACTTAAGAAACAATCCGGGCGGGCTATTAAGTTCGGCAATACGTATGTCGGATTTATTACTGGACGAAGGCTTAATTGTATACACAGAAGATAGGCATGGCAATCGTAAAGAAGAATATGCCAGTGAAGGACATTATGAGATGGCATTAGTGGTATTGATTAATGAAGGATCTGCCAGCGCATCCGAAATACTGGCTGGTGCTTTGCAAGATCATGAAAAAGCGATCCTTGTTGGTGAACAGTCATTTGGAAAAGGACTAGTACAGGAAATGCAACAACTTCCTGATGGAACAGGGTTTAAGTTTACGGTTTCTGAATACTTTACTCCTTCTGGGCGCAGCATTCATGACAAAGGTATTGAACCAGATCATGTAGTGAGAATATCGGAAGAAGAATTGTTGGAAAGTCAGGGACAGGACTTGGAACTGCAGGATGACATTCAATTACAAAAAGCAATAGAGTTATTACAACAACGACAGTAA
- a CDS encoding murein hydrolase activator EnvC family protein — MRRVHKITLTLLVLIAIGFTQVTFGSEVEQINRQLQELQNQRQSIDSAIRENTREQRSVTEQLNYLNGEIQKAEEEVNSLNNQIGDTENRILETQLALEEAIETIEEKEELLGKRLDAMYRNGNAAYAEVLFNSKDFSELLSNMDMVKLIVESDIELIQFMEDQKILIEDKKAELEANRRYLAELKRTVENQREYLVVTRGEQQRLQSQLAEDKQELEAQLDQLEQEARNLEQVLVNLQSDRDYEGGEMRWPVPGHSRISSPYGNRIHPILGTNRFHSGIDIPAPTGTDIIAAGPGTVAFSGSRGGYGRTIFIDHGGGIITLYAHCDRLIVSEGERVTAGQVIAKVGSTGMSTGPHLHFEVRKNGKYVDPMPWLQ, encoded by the coding sequence TTGCGAAGAGTACATAAAATAACGCTGACATTACTCGTTCTGATTGCTATTGGCTTTACACAAGTGACATTCGGGAGTGAGGTTGAACAAATCAACCGCCAACTACAGGAGCTTCAAAATCAGCGACAAAGCATAGATTCGGCCATTCGAGAAAATACAAGAGAGCAGCGAAGCGTTACGGAACAATTAAACTACTTAAATGGTGAAATACAAAAAGCAGAGGAAGAAGTAAACTCTCTTAACAATCAGATTGGTGATACAGAAAATCGAATCCTTGAAACTCAATTAGCATTGGAAGAGGCCATTGAAACTATCGAGGAAAAAGAAGAACTACTAGGAAAAAGATTGGATGCAATGTATCGGAATGGAAATGCTGCCTATGCAGAAGTACTGTTTAATTCTAAAGATTTTTCTGAACTGCTGAGTAATATGGATATGGTAAAGCTTATTGTTGAAAGTGACATTGAATTGATTCAATTTATGGAAGATCAAAAGATCCTGATTGAAGATAAGAAAGCCGAACTTGAAGCAAATCGACGGTACTTAGCAGAACTGAAAAGGACTGTTGAAAATCAACGGGAGTATTTGGTAGTTACCAGAGGTGAACAACAAAGGCTTCAATCTCAGCTTGCGGAAGACAAACAGGAATTAGAAGCACAATTGGATCAGTTGGAACAGGAAGCGCGAAACTTAGAGCAGGTGCTGGTAAACCTTCAATCGGATAGGGATTATGAAGGGGGAGAAATGCGCTGGCCGGTGCCTGGCCATTCTCGCATATCGTCACCTTATGGCAATAGAATCCATCCAATCCTTGGGACGAACCGGTTTCACTCAGGTATTGATATCCCTGCTCCTACAGGAACCGATATTATCGCCGCAGGCCCGGGAACGGTAGCTTTTTCTGGCAGTCGTGGCGGTTATGGTAGAACCATTTTTATTGATCATGGTGGTGGCATTATCACTCTTTATGCTCATTGTGACCGATTGATCGTTTCTGAAGGAGAGCGGGTAACAGCAGGCCAGGTAATTGCAAAAGTGGGGAGTACAGGGATGTCAACAGGCCCTCATCTTCATTTTGAAGTTAGAAAAAATGGTAAATACGTAGATCCAATGCCATGGCTGCAATAA
- the ftsX gene encoding permease-like cell division protein FtsX: MKLRSFQYILQQSFKGIWRNKGMGVASISSVAASLTILGLMMILVLNMGHLASLAQTQFDSMQVYLEDDLSSQEIDVLGSKIGDVQGVSYVHYESKEMALANMKERWGEQGHLLDSLDNNPLPNSYIVHVHHIRYSDGVVNEIGRLTGVDEIRYYRDIIDNLIRIAGLVRTVGLIVMTVLILIATFIISNTIKLTINARKREIRIMKDVGATNWFIRWPFFLEGTILGLVGAMIAVIIVYVGYQTIFDMVTTRFFVIFSAYLLSVEEMMQRTVIMFAVLGSGVGALGSIISLRKHLEI; the protein is encoded by the coding sequence ATGAAACTTAGATCCTTTCAGTACATACTGCAGCAAAGCTTTAAGGGAATCTGGCGCAATAAAGGGATGGGTGTTGCTTCTATCAGCTCTGTGGCGGCCTCTTTGACCATACTGGGGCTAATGATGATTTTAGTTTTGAATATGGGGCATTTGGCAAGCCTTGCTCAAACACAGTTTGATAGTATGCAGGTATACTTAGAAGACGATCTTTCCTCTCAGGAAATTGATGTCCTTGGATCTAAGATAGGTGATGTCCAAGGCGTGTCTTATGTTCATTACGAGTCGAAAGAAATGGCACTGGCCAATATGAAAGAAAGATGGGGCGAACAGGGCCATTTACTGGACTCTTTAGACAATAACCCGCTGCCTAACTCCTATATTGTACATGTCCATCATATTCGTTACTCAGACGGTGTTGTGAATGAAATAGGCCGACTGACTGGAGTGGATGAAATAAGGTATTATAGAGATATTATAGATAACCTTATCCGCATTGCAGGTCTTGTCAGGACTGTAGGCTTGATCGTAATGACGGTGTTGATTCTAATCGCCACCTTCATCATTTCGAATACGATAAAACTAACCATTAATGCCCGAAAAAGAGAGATAAGAATTATGAAAGATGTTGGCGCTACCAATTGGTTTATCAGATGGCCTTTCTTTCTGGAAGGTACCATTTTGGGTTTAGTGGGTGCCATGATTGCGGTAATCATTGTGTATGTTGGGTATCAAACTATTTTTGACATGGTAACTACAAGGTTTTTTGTTATTTTCAGCGCATACCTTCTATCCGTGGAAGAAATGATGCAACGTACGGTAATTATGTTTGCTGTTCTTGGATCTGGAGTAGGTGCGCTGGGTAGTATTATATCCCTGAGGAAACATCTTGAGATATAA